AGGGATCGCGCGAACGGATTCAGATTTTCGAAGGTGTCGTGATCAAGCGCCGCGGCGGCGGCATTAGCGAAACATTCACCGTCCGCAAAATTTCCTATGGCGTCGGCGTGGAAAGAACTTTCCCGCTGCATTCGCCGAAAATCGATAAAATCGAAGTGACTCGCCGAGGTAAAGTCCGTCGCGCCAAGCTTTACTATTTGCGCAATCTGCGCGGCAAAGCGGCGAGAATTACCGAAATCCGTTAAATTTCGCAAGAGAAGGGGCTTGATTCAACGCAAGCCCTTTTTTTGTGCCCTTTTTCTTTTTAAATCGTCCATTCAATGATACAATATAGCACAGTGATGAAAAAATGCAGCTTCGGCCTGGAAAGGAATCGGCAAAACATGGACCAAGAGCAAAATGCGCATATTAAAAACGAAATCGTGGAGTGGATCAAAGCGATTTTGATTGCCGGGGTGCTGGTCGTCGTCATACGGATGTTTATT
This sequence is a window from Bacilli bacterium. Protein-coding genes within it:
- the rplS gene encoding 50S ribosomal protein L19, giving the protein MSNIIQEIAQEQLRKDIPAFRPGDTLKVHVKVIEGSRERIQIFEGVVIKRRGGGISETFTVRKISYGVGVERTFPLHSPKIDKIEVTRRGKVRRAKLYYLRNLRGKAARITEIR